Proteins encoded within one genomic window of Cardiocondyla obscurior isolate alpha-2009 linkage group LG27, Cobs3.1, whole genome shotgun sequence:
- the LOC139112256 gene encoding myosin-2 heavy chain isoform X1 — MNSMYSSKKGDSLCPLGFHPQVRWPTRCKRCFRDYKEHGGRRNSLGDITSSSPSLSSDSSRGSESKRTWSSATNLAKDENKNNHTQPAATAGWTSLMDLSSIDKTSEDSHKLENVRKPAKLQIKNVISNIHGGNSENDVEFIIQVRKSRPAPPKQVVQDGLDNVTVKKEDTQENEIEKLRSQLNEMRARCEKAEKEKSEILLRRLTTMETMSNKTSTSEVAKLQKKNEALVQEKNTLLAKIKSLEKETISKPFRGERDKSHDDLRSKLKAAESLCESLMDENEDMKKEIRQLEEEIYELQDNFRDEQADEYTRLRKSLEQSNKNCRILSFKLRKVERKAEELEGERSAFEKKYEEVKKTEEVLQKVSSAFQDRTQKKPTESTTKLQLKKMVDEMEKEIEDLLSIFTNIKNGHNVDMPNVKPKDNNNLKYDNLLKEHELLKEKLESTLKELASEKEKKKVVPSVKVEDPKNADLLNIKRKLDEAHTLREAERKAWDKDKLALSEEKEKLKSKLLSLSAEKLKIYNEVVQLKKDLETAKSSEKESTTMKTAINEVKEKLSQEQEKCKRLQDDLSSYTERESKMSQSITSVEQTKAKLDAEVKRLKKELENTKSTTSMKITDLTTELAELKREREKLTSQLTSEKETKETEVAALKKKITSLEKVGQNTKRMNEMKETYNEKILNLENEIKKHQHEQETLTQKYEELTNSKLQLERENESLNSTCSEHKKDLQNVRTELEELRNSVRTKESEWRLEKSVLEGQIRESQLPNKIIVEELNNDINTLKKENATLLERLEDVRKVNDDLSAKLKDYQAVSKIHQALTPDTTALESEIRKLKNALANTEKAKKADLAQCKMRYEHRITAINDEIQAIQNQLSRYKRERDTYKHMLEGAQKTIGELKSTRGRLSNASSGKSDEDEESSKANVLVLEKQISCMEDELSETRLEASRLKAELVSEKSASHVKVSELQSRINELEEERLLTSGRSKIPGLKVRMELAWQKEREEHQRLLQETATLARDLRQTLFEIERERNKERLENKRRQDQLKKVYDEEKDENKKKLSELQCDLLELRDAHAKLRTSNEKMRREKERHEKERQELKEVILNKCKLEQTELRNINILMQQVQDLLQLFPELNTVTENGTPDVYTPTPPRRLKGPKSRESSPMLETKSDIKAVTPILGERTEKLEYTIKKLMGVAKELKESKNTADEANAMRLKKLGKRATSVESDPGKGVMLNRSKPRLKKKSLSLEQTARQESPAIWGTDSNLSSMQSLEGSEIESRGTSRQRDSSVDSRLSGGSTKSEMLDRDKKYGKGIIRKLTHKLTKSSSVDDPNMTDYSLQTSGSETSLNETLKIEKKNLKKKLTAMFKRGSRSSSVENKTGNSNSSRPASRNSMK, encoded by the exons aTGAACTCCATGTATTCGTCTAAGAAAGGCGATTCTCTTTGCCCTCTGGGCTTTCACCCTCAAGTTCGATGGCCTACTCGCTGCAAACGGTGCTTCAG ggACTATAAGGAACATGGTGGCAGAAGGAACAGCCTTGGAGACATTACGTCTTCATCTCCTAGTCTCTCTTCGGACTCGTCACG CGGATCTGAGAGCAAAAGGACGTGGTCATCAGCTACAAATCTGGCAAAAGATGAAAATAAGAACAATCATACTCAGCCAGCTGCAACGGCGGGATGGACGTCCTTGATGGACCTTTCTTCTATAGATAAAACTTCTGAAGACTCTCACAAAttagaaa ACGTTAGGAAGCCGGCGAagcttcaaataaaaaatgtgataagCAACATCCACGGTGGCAATTCAGAAAACGACGTCGAATTCATTATTCAG GTAAGGAAATCACGACCGGCACCGCCGAAACAGGTGGTACAGGACGGGCTGGATAATGTCACGGTAAAGAAAGAAGATACCCAGGAG AATGAGATTGAAAAGTTGAGATCTCAGTTGAATGAAATGAGAGCGAGATGCGAAAAggcagagaaagaaaaaagtgagATATTACTACGTCGATTAACCACCATGGAAACAATGTCGAACAAAACATCGACCAGTGAAGTGGCAAAactacagaaaaaaaatgaag CGCTTGTACAAGAGAAAAACACGCTGCTAGCAAAAATAAAGAGCTTGGAAAAGGAAACGATTAGCAAACCGTTTAGAGGCGAAAGGGATAAATCGCACGACGATCTACGTTCAAAATTGAAAGCCGCGGAAAGTCTTTGCGAGAGCTTGATGGATGAGAACGAAGAtatgaaaaaggaaattagACAACTGGAAGAAGAGATCTACGAACTGCAAGACAATTTTag GGACGAACAAGCAGACGAATATACTCGTTTACGAAAAAGTCTGGAGCAGTCGAACAAAAATTGCCGAATATTATCATTCAAATTGCGAAAAGTAGAGCGCAAAGCTGAAGAATTAGAAGGTGAACGATCTgctttcgaaaaaaaatatgaagag GTGAAGAAAACGGAAGAAGTTTTGCAGAAAGTGAGCAGCGCATTCCAGGATAGAACGCAAAAAAAGCCGACAGAATCCACAACAAAATTGCAGCTTAAAAAAATGGTAGACGAaatggagaaagaaatag AAGATTTACTGAGCATCTTTACCAACATTAAAAATGGCCACAATGTAGATATGCCGAATGTAAAACCGaaggataataataatttgaagtACGACAACCTTCTGAAAGAACATGAACTGCTTAAGGAGAAACTCGAATCTACGCTGAAAGAATTGGccagcgaaaaagaaaagaaaaaagttgtACCGAGTGTAAAAGTAGAAGATCCCAAAAATGCGGATTTATTAAACA TAAAGAGAAAGTTGGACGAAGCACATACTTTACGAGAAGCGGAAAGAAAAGCCTGGGATAAGGATAAACTAGCGCTTTccgaagaaaaggagaaattaaaatctaaactTCTATCGTTATCAgccgaaaaattaaaaatttataacgagGTTGTACAACTAAAGAAAGATCTCG aaaCAGCTAAATCGTCGGAAAAAGAGTCTACAACGATGAAGACCGCAATAAatgaagtaaaagagaaacttTCGCAAGAacaagaaaaatgtaaaagattgCAAGACGATTTGTCATCGTATACTGAAAGAGAATCGAAAATGTCGCAATCGATAACATct gtTGAACAAACAAAGGCCAAGCTCGATGCTGAAGTAAAACGTTTGAAGaaagaattagaaaatacTAAGTCGACCACATCGATGAAGATCACGGATCTAACTACAGAACTTGCAGAACTTaagcgggagagagaaaaattaacgtCACAACTTACCAGTGAGAAAGAAACGAAGGAAACCGAAGTAGCAGcactgaagaaaaaaataacttctTTAGAAAAGGTTGGACAAAATACCAAACGGATGAACGAGATGAAAGAAACTTAcaacgaaaaaatattga ATCTtgaaaatgagataaaaaaacaTCAGCACGAGCAAGAGACACTTACCCAAAAATATGAAGAACTTACGAATTCAAAGCTACAACTTGAAAGGGAGAATGAATCTCTGAATAG CACATGCTCGGAACATAAGAAAGACTTGCAAAATGTACGAACTGAACTCGAAGAGTTACGTAACTCGGTGAGAACGAAAGAGAGCGAGTGGCGATTAGAAAAATCTGTTCTTGAG gGCCAGATTCGTGAAAGCCAATTgccgaataaaattatcgtagAAGAACTGAATAACGACATTAATAcattgaagaaagaaaatgctACTTTACTAGAACGATTAGAAGATGTGAGAAAAGTG aacGACGATTTATCTGCAAAACTAAAGGATTATCAGGCAGTTTCGAAGATTCATCAAGCGTTAACACCCGATACCACAGCATTAGAGTCGGAAATTCGAAAATTGAAGAATGCTTTGGCAAATACGGAAAAGGCCAAGAAAGCAGATCTGGCACAGTGTAAAATGCGTTATGAGCACAGAATTACAGCGATTAATGACGAAATACAAGCAATCCAAAATCaattatcgcgatataaaCGCGAACGTGATACTTACAAGCACATGTTGGAAGGCGCACAAAAAACTATAGGCGAGCTAAAGTCCACGAGAGGTAGACTTTCTAATGCATCTTCGGGAAAATCAGACGAA GACGAAGAATCGTCAAAAGCCAACGTATTAGTGCTAGAAAAACAAATCAGTTGCATGGAAGACGAGCTCTCCGAAACAAGATTAGAAGCTTCCAGGCTTAAGGCTGAATTAGTTTCGGAAAAATCAGCTAGTCACGTCAAAGTCTCTGAATTGCAGTCCCGAATTAATGAG TTGGAAGAAGAGAGATTGCTCACCAGCGGACGCTCGAAGATCCCAGGGTTAAAAGTGCGTATGGAACTGGCTTggcaaaaagagagagaagaacaTCAAAGATTATTGCAAGAAACTGCAACGCTGGCGCGAGATTTACGACAAACACTATTCGAG ATAGAACGAGAACGAAACAAAGAGCggcttgaaaataaaaggagacAAGACCAGTTGAAAAAAGTGTACGACGAAGAGAaggatgaaaataaaaagaaattatcagAG CTACAATGCGATTTACTCGAGCTGCGAGATGCGCACGCAAAGTTAAGAACAAGCAACGAGAAGATGAGACGTGAGAAAGAGCGacacgagaaagagaggcagGAGCTTAAGgaagttatattaaataaatgtaaactGGAGCAAACTGAGTTGCGGAACATTAACATCCTTATGCAACAAGTACAGGATTTGTTACAGCTGTTTCCTGAATTAAATACCGTAACGGAGAACGGTACGCCCGATGTATATACGCCAACTCCACCGAGACGATTAAAg ggACCAAAATCCAGGGAATCGTCGCCAATGTTGGAAACAAAGAGCGACATAAaag CCGTGACTCCAATACTCGGTGAAAGAACGGAAAAATTAGAGTacactattaaaaaattaatgggtGTGGCGAAAGAGCTTAAAGAATCGAAGAATACGGCGGATGAAGCGAACGCAATGCGGTTAAAGAAATTGGGAAAGAG agCGACATCAGTAGAAAGCGATCCAGGGAAAGGAGTGATGTTGAATCGCAGTAAACCACGTTTGAAGAAAAAGAGTCTTTCTTTGGAACAAACTGCTCGTCAGgaa TCTCCAGCTATTTGGGGTACCGACAGTAATTTATCGAGTATGCAATCGTTGGAGGGATCAGAAATTGAGTCTCGTGGAACTAGTCGACAAAGAGATTCCAGTGTGGACag CCGTCTTTCCGGTGGATCGACAAAAAGCGAGATGTTAGATCGAGACAAAAAATATGGGAAAGGAATAATACGGAAATTAACACACAAATTAACTAAATCGTCCAGCGTCGATGACCCAAATATGACTGACTATTCACTTcaa ACATCTGGCTCTGAAACCAGCCTCAACGAAACACTTAAGATAGAGAAGAAGAATCTCAAGAAGAAATTAACAGCCATGTTCAAAAGAGGTTCAAGAAGCAGCAG CGTAGAGAACAAGACTGGAAACAGCAATTCCAGCAGGCCTGCTTCAAGGAATTCTATGAAATAG
- the LOC139112256 gene encoding uncharacterized protein isoform X2, with product MNSMYSSKKGDSLCPLGFHPQVRWPTRCKRCFRDYKEHGGRRNSLGDITSSSPSLSSDSSRGSESKRTWSSATNLAKDENKNNHTQPAATAGWTSLMDLSSIDKTSEDSHKLENVRKPAKLQIKNVISNIHGGNSENDVEFIIQNEIEKLRSQLNEMRARCEKAEKEKSEILLRRLTTMETMSNKTSTSEVAKLQKKNEALVQEKNTLLAKIKSLEKETISKPFRGERDKSHDDLRSKLKAAESLCESLMDENEDMKKEIRQLEEEIYELQDNFRDEQADEYTRLRKSLEQSNKNCRILSFKLRKVERKAEELEGERSAFEKKYEEVKKTEEVLQKVSSAFQDRTQKKPTESTTKLQLKKMVDEMEKEIEDLLSIFTNIKNGHNVDMPNVKPKDNNNLKYDNLLKEHELLKEKLESTLKELASEKEKKKVVPSVKVEDPKNADLLNIKRKLDEAHTLREAERKAWDKDKLALSEEKEKLKSKLLSLSAEKLKIYNEVVQLKKDLETAKSSEKESTTMKTAINEVKEKLSQEQEKCKRLQDDLSSYTERESKMSQSITSVEQTKAKLDAEVKRLKKELENTKSTTSMKITDLTTELAELKREREKLTSQLTSEKETKETEVAALKKKITSLEKVGQNTKRMNEMKETYNEKILNLENEIKKHQHEQETLTQKYEELTNSKLQLERENESLNSTCSEHKKDLQNVRTELEELRNSVRTKESEWRLEKSVLEGQIRESQLPNKIIVEELNNDINTLKKENATLLERLEDVRKVNDDLSAKLKDYQAVSKIHQALTPDTTALESEIRKLKNALANTEKAKKADLAQCKMRYEHRITAINDEIQAIQNQLSRYKRERDTYKHMLEGAQKTIGELKSTRGRLSNASSGKSDEDEESSKANVLVLEKQISCMEDELSETRLEASRLKAELVSEKSASHVKVSELQSRINELEEERLLTSGRSKIPGLKVRMELAWQKEREEHQRLLQETATLARDLRQTLFEIERERNKERLENKRRQDQLKKVYDEEKDENKKKLSELQCDLLELRDAHAKLRTSNEKMRREKERHEKERQELKEVILNKCKLEQTELRNINILMQQVQDLLQLFPELNTVTENGTPDVYTPTPPRRLKGPKSRESSPMLETKSDIKAVTPILGERTEKLEYTIKKLMGVAKELKESKNTADEANAMRLKKLGKRATSVESDPGKGVMLNRSKPRLKKKSLSLEQTARQESPAIWGTDSNLSSMQSLEGSEIESRGTSRQRDSSVDSRLSGGSTKSEMLDRDKKYGKGIIRKLTHKLTKSSSVDDPNMTDYSLQTSGSETSLNETLKIEKKNLKKKLTAMFKRGSRSSSVENKTGNSNSSRPASRNSMK from the exons aTGAACTCCATGTATTCGTCTAAGAAAGGCGATTCTCTTTGCCCTCTGGGCTTTCACCCTCAAGTTCGATGGCCTACTCGCTGCAAACGGTGCTTCAG ggACTATAAGGAACATGGTGGCAGAAGGAACAGCCTTGGAGACATTACGTCTTCATCTCCTAGTCTCTCTTCGGACTCGTCACG CGGATCTGAGAGCAAAAGGACGTGGTCATCAGCTACAAATCTGGCAAAAGATGAAAATAAGAACAATCATACTCAGCCAGCTGCAACGGCGGGATGGACGTCCTTGATGGACCTTTCTTCTATAGATAAAACTTCTGAAGACTCTCACAAAttagaaa ACGTTAGGAAGCCGGCGAagcttcaaataaaaaatgtgataagCAACATCCACGGTGGCAATTCAGAAAACGACGTCGAATTCATTATTCAG AATGAGATTGAAAAGTTGAGATCTCAGTTGAATGAAATGAGAGCGAGATGCGAAAAggcagagaaagaaaaaagtgagATATTACTACGTCGATTAACCACCATGGAAACAATGTCGAACAAAACATCGACCAGTGAAGTGGCAAAactacagaaaaaaaatgaag CGCTTGTACAAGAGAAAAACACGCTGCTAGCAAAAATAAAGAGCTTGGAAAAGGAAACGATTAGCAAACCGTTTAGAGGCGAAAGGGATAAATCGCACGACGATCTACGTTCAAAATTGAAAGCCGCGGAAAGTCTTTGCGAGAGCTTGATGGATGAGAACGAAGAtatgaaaaaggaaattagACAACTGGAAGAAGAGATCTACGAACTGCAAGACAATTTTag GGACGAACAAGCAGACGAATATACTCGTTTACGAAAAAGTCTGGAGCAGTCGAACAAAAATTGCCGAATATTATCATTCAAATTGCGAAAAGTAGAGCGCAAAGCTGAAGAATTAGAAGGTGAACGATCTgctttcgaaaaaaaatatgaagag GTGAAGAAAACGGAAGAAGTTTTGCAGAAAGTGAGCAGCGCATTCCAGGATAGAACGCAAAAAAAGCCGACAGAATCCACAACAAAATTGCAGCTTAAAAAAATGGTAGACGAaatggagaaagaaatag AAGATTTACTGAGCATCTTTACCAACATTAAAAATGGCCACAATGTAGATATGCCGAATGTAAAACCGaaggataataataatttgaagtACGACAACCTTCTGAAAGAACATGAACTGCTTAAGGAGAAACTCGAATCTACGCTGAAAGAATTGGccagcgaaaaagaaaagaaaaaagttgtACCGAGTGTAAAAGTAGAAGATCCCAAAAATGCGGATTTATTAAACA TAAAGAGAAAGTTGGACGAAGCACATACTTTACGAGAAGCGGAAAGAAAAGCCTGGGATAAGGATAAACTAGCGCTTTccgaagaaaaggagaaattaaaatctaaactTCTATCGTTATCAgccgaaaaattaaaaatttataacgagGTTGTACAACTAAAGAAAGATCTCG aaaCAGCTAAATCGTCGGAAAAAGAGTCTACAACGATGAAGACCGCAATAAatgaagtaaaagagaaacttTCGCAAGAacaagaaaaatgtaaaagattgCAAGACGATTTGTCATCGTATACTGAAAGAGAATCGAAAATGTCGCAATCGATAACATct gtTGAACAAACAAAGGCCAAGCTCGATGCTGAAGTAAAACGTTTGAAGaaagaattagaaaatacTAAGTCGACCACATCGATGAAGATCACGGATCTAACTACAGAACTTGCAGAACTTaagcgggagagagaaaaattaacgtCACAACTTACCAGTGAGAAAGAAACGAAGGAAACCGAAGTAGCAGcactgaagaaaaaaataacttctTTAGAAAAGGTTGGACAAAATACCAAACGGATGAACGAGATGAAAGAAACTTAcaacgaaaaaatattga ATCTtgaaaatgagataaaaaaacaTCAGCACGAGCAAGAGACACTTACCCAAAAATATGAAGAACTTACGAATTCAAAGCTACAACTTGAAAGGGAGAATGAATCTCTGAATAG CACATGCTCGGAACATAAGAAAGACTTGCAAAATGTACGAACTGAACTCGAAGAGTTACGTAACTCGGTGAGAACGAAAGAGAGCGAGTGGCGATTAGAAAAATCTGTTCTTGAG gGCCAGATTCGTGAAAGCCAATTgccgaataaaattatcgtagAAGAACTGAATAACGACATTAATAcattgaagaaagaaaatgctACTTTACTAGAACGATTAGAAGATGTGAGAAAAGTG aacGACGATTTATCTGCAAAACTAAAGGATTATCAGGCAGTTTCGAAGATTCATCAAGCGTTAACACCCGATACCACAGCATTAGAGTCGGAAATTCGAAAATTGAAGAATGCTTTGGCAAATACGGAAAAGGCCAAGAAAGCAGATCTGGCACAGTGTAAAATGCGTTATGAGCACAGAATTACAGCGATTAATGACGAAATACAAGCAATCCAAAATCaattatcgcgatataaaCGCGAACGTGATACTTACAAGCACATGTTGGAAGGCGCACAAAAAACTATAGGCGAGCTAAAGTCCACGAGAGGTAGACTTTCTAATGCATCTTCGGGAAAATCAGACGAA GACGAAGAATCGTCAAAAGCCAACGTATTAGTGCTAGAAAAACAAATCAGTTGCATGGAAGACGAGCTCTCCGAAACAAGATTAGAAGCTTCCAGGCTTAAGGCTGAATTAGTTTCGGAAAAATCAGCTAGTCACGTCAAAGTCTCTGAATTGCAGTCCCGAATTAATGAG TTGGAAGAAGAGAGATTGCTCACCAGCGGACGCTCGAAGATCCCAGGGTTAAAAGTGCGTATGGAACTGGCTTggcaaaaagagagagaagaacaTCAAAGATTATTGCAAGAAACTGCAACGCTGGCGCGAGATTTACGACAAACACTATTCGAG ATAGAACGAGAACGAAACAAAGAGCggcttgaaaataaaaggagacAAGACCAGTTGAAAAAAGTGTACGACGAAGAGAaggatgaaaataaaaagaaattatcagAG CTACAATGCGATTTACTCGAGCTGCGAGATGCGCACGCAAAGTTAAGAACAAGCAACGAGAAGATGAGACGTGAGAAAGAGCGacacgagaaagagaggcagGAGCTTAAGgaagttatattaaataaatgtaaactGGAGCAAACTGAGTTGCGGAACATTAACATCCTTATGCAACAAGTACAGGATTTGTTACAGCTGTTTCCTGAATTAAATACCGTAACGGAGAACGGTACGCCCGATGTATATACGCCAACTCCACCGAGACGATTAAAg ggACCAAAATCCAGGGAATCGTCGCCAATGTTGGAAACAAAGAGCGACATAAaag CCGTGACTCCAATACTCGGTGAAAGAACGGAAAAATTAGAGTacactattaaaaaattaatgggtGTGGCGAAAGAGCTTAAAGAATCGAAGAATACGGCGGATGAAGCGAACGCAATGCGGTTAAAGAAATTGGGAAAGAG agCGACATCAGTAGAAAGCGATCCAGGGAAAGGAGTGATGTTGAATCGCAGTAAACCACGTTTGAAGAAAAAGAGTCTTTCTTTGGAACAAACTGCTCGTCAGgaa TCTCCAGCTATTTGGGGTACCGACAGTAATTTATCGAGTATGCAATCGTTGGAGGGATCAGAAATTGAGTCTCGTGGAACTAGTCGACAAAGAGATTCCAGTGTGGACag CCGTCTTTCCGGTGGATCGACAAAAAGCGAGATGTTAGATCGAGACAAAAAATATGGGAAAGGAATAATACGGAAATTAACACACAAATTAACTAAATCGTCCAGCGTCGATGACCCAAATATGACTGACTATTCACTTcaa ACATCTGGCTCTGAAACCAGCCTCAACGAAACACTTAAGATAGAGAAGAAGAATCTCAAGAAGAAATTAACAGCCATGTTCAAAAGAGGTTCAAGAAGCAGCAG CGTAGAGAACAAGACTGGAAACAGCAATTCCAGCAGGCCTGCTTCAAGGAATTCTATGAAATAG